A region of Centropristis striata isolate RG_2023a ecotype Rhode Island chromosome 17, C.striata_1.0, whole genome shotgun sequence DNA encodes the following proteins:
- the LOC131989703 gene encoding uncharacterized protein LOC131989703 isoform X1 yields the protein MQSSPCRAAVTRTMKKFILITALLLCSLSWISVSGSESQTVEVQAGEGVTLTCSNTSKYDSPTFWFRLVQGTKPVCISAMTTSKSDVNFCDGFKNVSYEMSSNISTVFLKIKQVNSSDSGLYFCGFTQDGKQTFCVTRLKVNGSDESGDDTENDIKSMGIQCDVISKLSGILGAVTVVLVSVIIGLAVRVRKLQTAANEEQNQPDYENDCDVLKDAELTEMRNGRTASEREVETHVVYTARR from the exons ATGCAGTCAAGTCCTTGCAGAGCGGCAGTCACACGCACCATGAAGAAGTTCATCTTGATAACAGCTTTACTTCTCTGCAGCCTCA GCTGGATCTCTGTCTCAGGTTCTGAGTCTCAGACTGTGGAGGTCCAGGCTGGTGAAGGAGTCACTCTGACTTGCTCCAACACGTCCAAATATGACAGTCCAACATTCTGGTTCAGACTGGTCCAGGGAACTAAGCCCGTCTGTATCTCTGCTATGACAACCTCCAAGAGTGATGTGAACTTCTGTGatggatttaaaaatgtaagttatgaAATGAGTTCCAACATCTCCACCGTCTTTCTCAAAATCAAACAAGTGAATTCATCGGACTCTGGACTGTATTTCTGTGGATTTACTCAAGATGGAAAGCAGACTTTCTGTGTGACACGTTTAAAGGTTAACG GCAGCGATGAGTCAGGTGATGACACGGAAAACGACATTAAAA GCATGGGAATCCAGTGTGATGTAATAAGCAAGCTGAGTGGGATCCTGGGTGCTGTCACTGTTGTCCTTGTTAGTGTCATCATTGGTCTGGCTGTTAGAGTCAGGAAGCTTCAGACAG CTGCCAACGAAGAACAGAACCAACCTGATTATGAG AATGACTGTGATGTCCTGAAAGACGCAGAACTGACGGAGATGCGGAACGGGAGGACCGCATCAGAGAGAGAAGTGGAGACTCATGTGGTTTATACTGCCCGGAGATAA